Proteins encoded together in one Mugil cephalus isolate CIBA_MC_2020 chromosome 16, CIBA_Mcephalus_1.1, whole genome shotgun sequence window:
- the msrb1b gene encoding methionine-R-sulfoxide reductase B1b: protein MSFCRFIGSEIYKDHFKAGMYVCSMCNHPLFSSRSKFPHSSPWPAFTDTIREDSVTKMMETLTAYKVLCGKCGSGLGHEFVNDGPKEGASRFUIFSHSLKFVPSKGKDKQ from the exons ATGTCTTTCTGTCGGTTTATTGGCAGTGAGATCTACAAGGATCATTTTAAAGCAG GAATGTACGTGTGCTCCATGTGTAACCACCCCCTGTTCTCCAGCCGGTCCAAGTTCCCTCACTCGTCTCCCTGGCCGGCTTTCACAGACACCATCAGGGAGGACAGCGTCACCAAGATGATGGAGACGCTCACGGCCTACAAG GTCCTGTGTGGAAAGTGTGGCAGCGGACTGGGCCACGAGTTTGTGAATGATGGGCCGAAGGAGGGAGCGTCGCGCTTTTGAATATTCAGCCACTCGCTCAAGTTTGTCCCCAGCAAAG GCAAGGACAAGCAGTAA
- the neurl2 gene encoding neuralized-like protein 2: MEPFSDQFMEFHPIHGTNVRLDYSGTQATRVESFANGVCFSKHPLKPGEIFLVEIEDKELGWCGHLRIGLTARDPGGLEVVPEYSLPDLMDLGDSWVFAITRNHNKVVEDAEAAPAGGQRLGRGEAEDGGQGDGGSNTKPKAFFTDTHLYINNVRIPRDKLVGRSRPGRFSHILDDLYKTNALPPTARRSRIGVLFVPTGQDLGDMHIVINGEDMGASAKGIPTIRPLYAVVDVFAATKCVRIVQVEYGFSSLQTLCRKAIQKHIVHRMAIDWLELPEALKHYCKYE, encoded by the exons ATGGAGCCTTTTTCGGACCAGTTCATGGAGTTCCACCCGATCCATGGCACCAACGTCAGGCTTGACTACTCAGGTACTCAAGCCACCCGGGTAGAGAGCTTTGCAAATGGCGTTTGTTTCAGCAAACACCCTCTGAAGCCCGGAGAGATTTTCCTGGTAGAGATCGAGGACAAGGAGCTGGGCTGGTGTGGCCACCTCCGGATCGGCCTGACGGCCAGGGATCCCGGGGGCTTAGAGGTGGTACCTGAGTACTCTCTCCCGGACTTGATGGACTTGGGGGACAGCTGGGTGTTTGCCATCACCCGCAACCACAACAAGGTCGTAGAGGACGCCGAGGCAGCACCAGCTGGGGGTCAGAGGCTCGGTCGAGGAGAGGCGGAGGACGGAGGTCAGGGAGATGGAGGCAGCAACACAAAACCCAAAGCTTTCTTCACTGACACTCACTTGTATATTAACAATGTCCGGATCCCCAGAGACAAGCTGGTCGGTAGGAGCCGCCCGGGACGCTTCAGCcacattttggatgacctgtacaAGACCAACGCTCTGCCCCCAACAGCCAGGCGGAGTAGGATTGGGGTGCTGTTTGTGCCTACGGGGCAGGACCTGGGTGACATGCACATAGTGATCAACGGTGAGGACATGGGAGCTTCGGCCAAGGGAATCCCCACCATCCGGCCGCTCTACGCAGTGGTGGACGTTTTTGCTGCGACCAAGTGTGTCCGCATTGTTCAGGTGGAGTATGGAT TCTCGTCCTTGCAGACGTTGTGCAGGAAGGCCATCCAGAAGCACATTGTCCACAGGATGGCCATCGACTGGCTGGAGCTGCCAGAGGCTCTAAAGCACTACTGCAAATACGAATGA
- the tex2l gene encoding testis-expressed protein 2 isoform X1, with translation MAESGKNGERGRDDKGRGGGRPLEDPCNLSPVGATSLGTKRHLPRGIVIQLTGTEGEWDSADDSELIFSLDHDEEYPSISLSKERRLSVEHDGGSLSQAFHVPLSPSSPESLGSCSAAGPSLLTPGPSSPSHRPLASLVKSLSTELEFKEGSTLRPKPFLSLVKSISTEISRSEPEVSQSKSDSRLNIHLWKQLTQPKQAKSRSNGDSRTAPPSPSSLSPSAEGLKGGFFKMELEDTKRKLSEAVHEPLSSMFNKIMREESVGSPKHQCKTQGAHQMSSKGLLRDSSTDTVLSESPGRTARKTDAEVFSVFEWPSVRHLGRTQRGPCPVHHHRQHQKEEELEICTDGDMMQVFAIETDRHMRRSLSSQALAATPGKTSSVPQPPRPLPRMSLFCVAVLSYGYFILPLSPYFSGLALGLALGFLLGLLLIRMGSSRSSCRPTQVQVGKEEGILAGCTLSAEPDAPKGWMNEIHDYDPETCHPALTHSVFATLEGSCLRLDSPRTNISRRATFDERVHEATFVKSRCFQLAKSKVFLLPSGLARKRVWNPKYPICIQLAGGAKSQEDDGRKSEDTRGEERGVEQTSPKQNSSKQTQDLDKTLYLFGRTGREKEEWFRHFLFASRDTEGEKEGDGPKPGRCASKSADPAQTATAQVNLPSSRGCSRVGSSDDEAPTTPPVSCIPAPSASTRGLSVLDYPSYMARLLAAEESTPLSSPGASSAEASPTTRGNCICDLVECPGKSQTAWANALIGRIFWDFLREKHWADAVSHKIQKKLSKIRLPYFMNELTLTELDMGCSMPQITATSRPEVNHRGLWLELQMVYTGNLQMTLQTKFNLSKLGKEGGQDTTQYMTETGSPRCRPILSVLADSDEESSSAGSSDEDELFLSEPQGPIGEKGSTPLTEGTGGGKTGRKILRFVDKIAKSKYFQKATENEFIKKKFEEMSNTPLLLTVEVRELSGTVVVNIPPPPTDRIWYSFCVPPRLDLHVRPKLGEREVTFCHVTEWIEKKLQDEFQKVFVLPNMDDIYLPLMHSAVDNNLASESQQSHNSSTESIEKIPPEISGAESD, from the exons ATGGCAGAGAGTGGAAAAAAtggggaaagaggaagagacgacaaaggaagaggaggtggcCGACCTCTCGAGGACCCATGCAATCTCTCCCCGGTAGGAGCCACCTCTCTTGGAACAAAGAGGCATCTCCCCCGAGGGATTGTGATCCAGCTGACGGGGACAGAGGGAGAGTGGGACAGCGCAGATGACAGTGAGCTCATCTTCTCCCTTGACCATGATGAGGAATACCCCTCTATATCACTCTCCAAGGAGAGGAGGCTCTCTGTTGAGCACGATGGAGGATCGCTGTCACAAGCTTTCCACGTCCCTCTATCTCCTTCTTCCCCTGAATCGCTGGGTAGCTGCTCCGCTGCAGGCCCTAGCCTCCTCACCCCTGGCCCCTCCTCACCAAGCCATCGACCCCTGGCCAGCCTGGTGAAGTCTCTCTCTACAGAGCTGGAATTTAAAGAGGGTTCCACTCTCAGACCCAAGCCCTTCCTCAGCCTCGTGAAGTCGATCTCCACGGAGATTTCTCGCTCAGAACCCGAGGTGTCGCAGTCAAAGTCGGACTCCCGTCTTAATATCCACCTGTGGAAGCAGCTGACCCAGCCTAAACAAGCTAAATCCCGCAGCAATGGCGACTCTCGCACTGCTCCCCCATCCCCTAGCTCACTCTCCCCAAGTGCAGAGGGTCTGAAAGGGGGTTTCTTCAAAATGGAGCTGGAAGACACCAAGAGGAAGCTGTCGGAGGCTGTGCATGAACCTCTGAGCAGCATGTTCAATAAGATCATGAGAGAGGAAAGCGTAGGCAGCCCCAAGCACCAGTGTAAGACCCAGGGGGCTCACCAGATGAGCTCCAAAGGTTTGTTACGGGACAGTAGCACAGACACTGTCCTTTCAGAGTCTCCTGGTAGAACCGCTAGAAAAACAGATGCGGaagttttctctgtgtttgagtgGCCTTCTGTGAGACATCTTGGGAGAACTCAGCGAGGCCCCTGTCCCGTGCATCACCACAGACAGCatcagaaggaggaggagctggaaataTGTACAGATGGTGATATGATGCAAGTTTTTGCCATTGAGACTGACAGACACATGAGAAGGTCGCTTAGTTCTCAGGCCTTAGCAGCGACCCCGGGCAAGACCTCCAGCGTCCCTCAGCCCCCTCGCCCCCTGCCACGAATGAGTTTATTTTGTGTGGCGGTGCTGTCTTATGGCTACTTCATCCTACCTCTCAGTCCATACTTCTCTGGCCTGGCTCTGGGACTGGCCCTGGGCTTCTTGCTGGGGTTATTGCTCATTAGGATGGGTTCCTCCAGGTCTAGCTGCAGACCCACACAGGTTCAGGTGGGGAAAGAAGAAGGGATTCTGGCAGGTTGCACTCTCAGCGCTGAGCCCGACGCCCCCAAG GGCTGGATGAATGAAATACATGATTATGACCCAGAAACATGCCATCCAGCTCTGACTCACTCCGTGTTTGCCACCCTGGAGGGCTCCTGTCTCCGCCTGGACTCCCCACGCACCAACATCAGCCGCAGGGCCACGTTTGATGAGAGAGTGCACGAAGCCACCTTTGTCAAGTCACGTTGCTTTCAGCTCGCAAAAAGCAAG GTATTCCTGCTGCCGTCAGGGCTGGCGCGGAAGAGGGTGTGGAACCCAAAATATCCCATCTGCATCCAGCTAGCCGGGGGAGCAAAATCCCAGGAAGATGACGGAAGAAAGTCAGAGGACACCAGGGGAGAAGAACGAGGAGTTGAACAAACAAGTCCAAAgcaaaattcctccaaacaaacCCAAGACCTGGACAAAACGCTTTACCTCTTCGGCCGCACGGGAAGGGAAAAGGAAGAGTGGTTTCGCCATTTCTTGTTTGCATCCAGGGACacggagggggagaaggagggggacGGACCAAAGCCTGGCAGATGTGCGTCCAAATCGG CTGACCCGGCACAGACTGCTACTGCACAAGTTAATCTCCCAagcagcagaggctgcagcagagtGGGCAGCAGTGATGATGAAGCCCCCACCACGCCTCCAGTCTCTTGCATCCCTGCTCCATCCGCCAGCACCAGGGGCCTTTCAGTTCTCGACTACCCCAGCTACATGGCCCGTCTCCTGGCTGCAGAGGAGTCGACCCCCCTCTCCAGCCCTGGGGCCAGCAGTGCAGAGGCCAGCCCCACCACCAGAGGAAAC TGTATCTGTGATCTAGTGGAGTGTCCTGGGAAGAGCCAGACAGCATGGGCTAACGCGCTAATTGGTCGAATCTTCTGGGATTTCCTGCGCGAGAAGCACTGGGCTGACGCCGTCTCCCACAAAATTCAAAAGAAGCTTAGCAAAATCAGA TTGCCTTACTTCATGAATGAACTGACTCTCACTGAGCTGGACATGGGCTGCTCTATGCCGCAAATCACTGCTACCTCCAGACCGGAGGTCAACCACAGAG GTCTGTGGCTGGAGCTGCAGATGGTCTACACCGGCAACCTGCAGATGACCCTGCAGACAAAGTTCAACCTGTCCAAGCTGGGGAAAGAGGGCGGTCAGGATACGACGCAGTATATGACAGAAACTGGCAGCCCACG CTGCAGGCCCATTCTCAGTGTACTGGCAGACAGTGATGAAGAGTCCTCCAGTGCTGGTTCATCTGATGAAGACGAACTTTTTCTCTCCGAACCTCAAGGTCCTATTGGGGAAAAGGGATCCACCCCATTAACCGAAGG GACAGGGGGCGGAAAGACTGGAAGGAAGATTTTGAGATTTGTCGACAAAATCGCTAAATCCAAGTACTTCCAGAAGGCGACGGAGAATGAGTTCATTAAGAAGAAGTTTGAGGAGATGTCCAACACGCCCCTTCTGCTCACTGTGGAGGTTCGAGAGTTGTCAGGGACTGTGGTCGTCAACATCCCACCGCCCCCTACGGACAGGATATG GTACAGTTTCTGTGTGCCACCCAGGCTGGATCTGCATGTCCGTCCCAAACTGGGGGAGCGGGAGGTGACTTTCTGCCATGTGACTGAGTGGATTGAAAAGAAACTACAAGATGAGTTTCAG AAAGTGTTTGTGCTGCCAAACATGGATGACATCTACTTACCCCTGATGCACTCTGCCGTGGACAATAATCTTGCCTCCGAGTCCCAACAGTCCCACAACTCGTCCACAGAGTCCATAGAGAAGATCCCACCTGAGATCTCTGGGGCAGAATCTGACTAG
- the tex2l gene encoding testis-expressed protein 2 isoform X2: protein MAESGKNGERGRDDKGRGGGRPLEDPCNLSPVGATSLGTKRHLPRGIVIQLTGTEGEWDSADDSELIFSLDHDEEYPSISLSKERRLSVEHDGGSLSQAFHVPLSPSSPESLGSCSAAGPSLLTPGPSSPSHRPLASLVKSLSTELEFKEGSTLRPKPFLSLVKSISTEISRSEPEVSQSKSDSRLNIHLWKQLTQPKQAKSRSNGDSRTAPPSPSSLSPSAEGLKGGFFKMELEDTKRKLSEAVHEPLSSMFNKIMREESVGSPKHQCKTQGAHQMSSKGLLRDSSTDTVLSESPGRTARKTDAEVFSVFEWPSVRHLGRTQRGPCPVHHHRQHQKEEELEICTDGDMMQVFAIETDRHMRRSLSSQALAATPGKTSSVPQPPRPLPRMSLFCVAVLSYGYFILPLSPYFSGLALGLALGFLLGLLLIRMGSSRSSCRPTQVQVGKEEGILAGCTLSAEPDAPKGWMNEIHDYDPETCHPALTHSVFATLEGSCLRLDSPRTNISRRATFDERVHEATFVKSRCFQLAKSKVFLLPSGLARKRVWNPKYPICIQLAGGAKSQEDDGRKSEDTRGEERGVEQTSPKQNSSKQTQDLDKTLYLFGRTGREKEEWFRHFLFASRDTEGEKEGDGPKPGRCASKSADPAQTATAQVNLPSSRGCSRVGSSDDEAPTTPPVSCIPAPSASTRGLSVLDYPSYMARLLAAEESTPLSSPGASSAEASPTTRGNCICDLVECPGKSQTAWANALIGRIFWDFLREKHWADAVSHKIQKKLSKIRLPYFMNELTLTELDMGCSMPQITATSRPEVNHRAAGPFSVYWQTVMKSPPVLVHLMKTNFFSPNLKVLLGKRDPPH from the exons ATGGCAGAGAGTGGAAAAAAtggggaaagaggaagagacgacaaaggaagaggaggtggcCGACCTCTCGAGGACCCATGCAATCTCTCCCCGGTAGGAGCCACCTCTCTTGGAACAAAGAGGCATCTCCCCCGAGGGATTGTGATCCAGCTGACGGGGACAGAGGGAGAGTGGGACAGCGCAGATGACAGTGAGCTCATCTTCTCCCTTGACCATGATGAGGAATACCCCTCTATATCACTCTCCAAGGAGAGGAGGCTCTCTGTTGAGCACGATGGAGGATCGCTGTCACAAGCTTTCCACGTCCCTCTATCTCCTTCTTCCCCTGAATCGCTGGGTAGCTGCTCCGCTGCAGGCCCTAGCCTCCTCACCCCTGGCCCCTCCTCACCAAGCCATCGACCCCTGGCCAGCCTGGTGAAGTCTCTCTCTACAGAGCTGGAATTTAAAGAGGGTTCCACTCTCAGACCCAAGCCCTTCCTCAGCCTCGTGAAGTCGATCTCCACGGAGATTTCTCGCTCAGAACCCGAGGTGTCGCAGTCAAAGTCGGACTCCCGTCTTAATATCCACCTGTGGAAGCAGCTGACCCAGCCTAAACAAGCTAAATCCCGCAGCAATGGCGACTCTCGCACTGCTCCCCCATCCCCTAGCTCACTCTCCCCAAGTGCAGAGGGTCTGAAAGGGGGTTTCTTCAAAATGGAGCTGGAAGACACCAAGAGGAAGCTGTCGGAGGCTGTGCATGAACCTCTGAGCAGCATGTTCAATAAGATCATGAGAGAGGAAAGCGTAGGCAGCCCCAAGCACCAGTGTAAGACCCAGGGGGCTCACCAGATGAGCTCCAAAGGTTTGTTACGGGACAGTAGCACAGACACTGTCCTTTCAGAGTCTCCTGGTAGAACCGCTAGAAAAACAGATGCGGaagttttctctgtgtttgagtgGCCTTCTGTGAGACATCTTGGGAGAACTCAGCGAGGCCCCTGTCCCGTGCATCACCACAGACAGCatcagaaggaggaggagctggaaataTGTACAGATGGTGATATGATGCAAGTTTTTGCCATTGAGACTGACAGACACATGAGAAGGTCGCTTAGTTCTCAGGCCTTAGCAGCGACCCCGGGCAAGACCTCCAGCGTCCCTCAGCCCCCTCGCCCCCTGCCACGAATGAGTTTATTTTGTGTGGCGGTGCTGTCTTATGGCTACTTCATCCTACCTCTCAGTCCATACTTCTCTGGCCTGGCTCTGGGACTGGCCCTGGGCTTCTTGCTGGGGTTATTGCTCATTAGGATGGGTTCCTCCAGGTCTAGCTGCAGACCCACACAGGTTCAGGTGGGGAAAGAAGAAGGGATTCTGGCAGGTTGCACTCTCAGCGCTGAGCCCGACGCCCCCAAG GGCTGGATGAATGAAATACATGATTATGACCCAGAAACATGCCATCCAGCTCTGACTCACTCCGTGTTTGCCACCCTGGAGGGCTCCTGTCTCCGCCTGGACTCCCCACGCACCAACATCAGCCGCAGGGCCACGTTTGATGAGAGAGTGCACGAAGCCACCTTTGTCAAGTCACGTTGCTTTCAGCTCGCAAAAAGCAAG GTATTCCTGCTGCCGTCAGGGCTGGCGCGGAAGAGGGTGTGGAACCCAAAATATCCCATCTGCATCCAGCTAGCCGGGGGAGCAAAATCCCAGGAAGATGACGGAAGAAAGTCAGAGGACACCAGGGGAGAAGAACGAGGAGTTGAACAAACAAGTCCAAAgcaaaattcctccaaacaaacCCAAGACCTGGACAAAACGCTTTACCTCTTCGGCCGCACGGGAAGGGAAAAGGAAGAGTGGTTTCGCCATTTCTTGTTTGCATCCAGGGACacggagggggagaaggagggggacGGACCAAAGCCTGGCAGATGTGCGTCCAAATCGG CTGACCCGGCACAGACTGCTACTGCACAAGTTAATCTCCCAagcagcagaggctgcagcagagtGGGCAGCAGTGATGATGAAGCCCCCACCACGCCTCCAGTCTCTTGCATCCCTGCTCCATCCGCCAGCACCAGGGGCCTTTCAGTTCTCGACTACCCCAGCTACATGGCCCGTCTCCTGGCTGCAGAGGAGTCGACCCCCCTCTCCAGCCCTGGGGCCAGCAGTGCAGAGGCCAGCCCCACCACCAGAGGAAAC TGTATCTGTGATCTAGTGGAGTGTCCTGGGAAGAGCCAGACAGCATGGGCTAACGCGCTAATTGGTCGAATCTTCTGGGATTTCCTGCGCGAGAAGCACTGGGCTGACGCCGTCTCCCACAAAATTCAAAAGAAGCTTAGCAAAATCAGA TTGCCTTACTTCATGAATGAACTGACTCTCACTGAGCTGGACATGGGCTGCTCTATGCCGCAAATCACTGCTACCTCCAGACCGGAGGTCAACCACAGAG CTGCAGGCCCATTCTCAGTGTACTGGCAGACAGTGATGAAGAGTCCTCCAGTGCTGGTTCATCTGATGAAGACGAACTTTTTCTCTCCGAACCTCAAGGTCCTATTGGGGAAAAGGGATCCACCCCATTAA
- the LOC125022209 gene encoding NADPH oxidase organizer 1-like, whose amino-acid sequence MAAERFVMSARIVGGVRRDEPKLKTYMVSVLWSDQAEVIIYRSFRDFKNFHGQLKKKFPTMNSLQKDERVIPKFRGGAIKSSLNKTGPKKDILRMKFLESYCDKLLKCSDSVIQSTEVVQFFLPKDHDLQPEFTKNTVMILMSDDLPDGPEKRSASFTHHPTGVITKPFVTQTYQCLAAYETKDTKNRPFKVAVNEKLDVLIKDPAGWWLVENEEKRLAWFPAPFLELSEEEDENDYECLSEGSLYCAVRSYSTTKDDEISVTIGTVVEVLRKSDNGWWLIRCNGKAGYIPTMYLQPYNNPRVAIYSLQRRLHGSSLNLASSRSSQISHQPSINRAQQDSPGPSSYEPRGPRRLHKTRSLDVLSDSWVQTQAEEGASADSRLRSMSNISHESTFSSFSSGSESSSSLKEDPQGDADHPQQSDASDSPQSSPDLSHVDRKRSSKSSRSSGSASSKGSEVASVTPKVPPRPKTEEILNRCTTMTRKAALSTKTRLQAQSLSIHSR is encoded by the exons ATGGCCGCAGAACGCTTTGTGATGAGCGCCCGCATCGTCGGAGGCGTCCGCAGGGACGAGCCGAAACTCAAG ACCTACATGGTATCCGTGTTGTGGTCTGATCAGGCTGAAGTGATCATCTACAGGTCCTTCCGGGATTTCAAGAATTTTCAC GGACAGCTAAAGAAGAAGTTCCCTACCATGAATTCTCTTCAGAAAGACGAAAGAGTGATCCCAAAGTTTAGAG GGGGAGCCATAAAGAGCAGCCTCAACAAGACAGGCCCCAAGAAGGATATCCTACGGATGAAGTTCCTGGAGAGCTACTGTGACAAACTGTTGAAGTGCAGCGACTCTGTGATCCAGAGCACAGAGGTCGTGCAGTTCTTCTTGCCCAAAGACCACGACCTGCAGCCGGAGTTCACCAAGAACAC CGTCATGATCCTGATGTCTGACGATTTGCCTGATGGGCCAGAAAAAAGAAGCGCGAGTTTTACACACCACCCGACAGGCGTCATCACCAAGCCTTTTGTGACCCAGACCTACCAATGCCTGGCCGCGTATGAGACGAAGGACACCAAGAATCGCCCATTCAAGGTCGCTGTCAACGAGAAGCTGGATGTCTTGATCAAAGACCCTGCAG GCTGGTGGCTGGTGGAGAACGAGGAGAAGCGCCTGGCTTGGTTCCCTGCTCCCTTCCTGGAGCTatcagaggaagaggacgaaaATGACTATGAGTGCCTATCAGAAG GTTCTTTGTACTGTGCCGTGAGGAGTTACTCAACGACGAAGGACGATGAGATATCGGTGACCATTGGCACTGTAGTGGAGGTGCTGAGGAAGTCTGATAACGGCTGGTGGCTCATCAG ATGCAATGGCAAGGCAGGTTACATCCCTACCATGTACCTGCAGCCGTACAACAACCCACGTGTTGCTATTTACAGCCTGCAGAGAAGGCTCCATGGCTCCTCTCTGAACCTGGCGTCCAGCAGATCTTCTCAGATTTCACATCAGCCCAGCATCAATAGAGCACAGCAGGATTCTCCAGGTCCTTCCAGCTATGAGCCCCGTGGCCCCAGGCGTCTCCACAAGACCCGATCCCTAGATGTCCTCTCTGACTCCTGGGTGCAGACACAGGCAGAGGAGGGTGCATCAGCGGACAGCCGCCTGCGCAGCATGAGCAACATCAGTCACGAGTCCACCTTCTCCAGCTTCTCTTCAGGCAGTGAGTCTTCCTCGAGTTTAAAAGAGGATCCGCAGGGGGACGCGGATCATCCGCAGCAGTCTGATGCCAGTGACAGTCCCCAGAGCAGCCCTGATCTCAGCCACGTAGACCGCAAACGCTCCAGCAAGAGCTCCCGTAGTTCAGGGTCTGCCAGTTCCAAGGGCAGTGAGGTGGCCTCAGTCACTCCCAAGGTACCGCCGAGACCCAAGACTGAGGAGATCCTGAACCGCTGCACCACCATGACCCGTAAGGCAGCCCTGTCCACTAAGACCAGGCTTCAGGCTCAGTCACTGTCAATTCACAGCCGCTAG